One genomic segment of Arachis duranensis cultivar V14167 chromosome 4, aradu.V14167.gnm2.J7QH, whole genome shotgun sequence includes these proteins:
- the LOC107484539 gene encoding uncharacterized protein LOC107484539 has translation MFRIASSRLSSRAASSSVSSTASFLASLTAKPSPVSLTPLAATSFRSYGNGLELDKSMANPDAINMINYALNQARTDKSIGSYGLGLLVLKHCLTIELTEGKDPKNENSKGIALLAMSTLEYERGEYDIALEKLQSIHELTNAYLGVRVAALEAEAGLYLELGQDDKASAIADTCVEVVEKQKTDDDDDDFKALILRAKALKGLIELVKGSIESAVPFFDKSLQLSNGTAALSYGEFLYLGQNYSMAKEVYTSVLKGASDIKKFGNPYLGACNMNLEGLMMGALCALGQLETYQGNYGNAEKALTQALTLAEETYGEKHPKVGVVLTSIALMYRRRAMEERTSSLLVQEGLYRKVIDILKVTETESEGSAPVVERSDIAAIARGGYAEILNVQENRKSEGEKLKKLAETIWKNRRLTLDEALLDLESTKISIIDPRISRIL, from the exons ATGTTTCGCATAGCATCATCGAGGTTATCCTCAagagctgcttcttcttctgtttCTTCCACCGCATCATTTCTTGCGTCTCTCACTGCAAAACCATCTCCCGTTTCACTCACACCTCTCGCTGCGACGTCGTTTAGGTCATACGGCAATGGCTTGGAGCTCGACAAGTCCATGGCCAATCCCGATGCTATTAATATGATCAATTACGCTTTAAACCAAGCTAGGACCGACAAATCAA TTGGGTCGTACGGACTAGGTTTGCTTGTGTTGAAGCACTGCCTTACGATTGAGTTAACTGAAGGCAAAGACCCCAAAAATGAGAATTCTAAAGGGATTGCTTTGCTTGCTATGTCCACCTTGGAATATGAAAG gGGAGAGTATGATATTGCATTGGAGAAGCTACAGAGTATTCACGAATTAACCAATGCTTACTTGGGTGTTAGAG TTGCTGCCCTTGAGGCTGAGGCTGGTCTTTATCTAGAGTTGGGGCAG GATGATAAGGCGTCTGCAATTGCTGATACATGTGTAGAGGTTGTCGAGAAACAGAAaacagatgatgatgatgatgattttaagGCTCTAATTCTTCGTGCTAAAGCACTGAAGGGGCTGATTGAGCTTGTCAAGGGAAGTATCGAATCAG CTGTCCCTTTTTTTGACAAATCTCTCCAGCTCAGCAACG GTACTGCTGCTCTATCATATGGAGAATTCCTATACCTTGGGCAAAACTATTCAATGGCGAAAGAGGTTTACACGAGTGTCCTAAAAGGAGCTTCcgacataaaaaaatttggcaaTCCATATTTAGGAGCTTGTAACATGAACTTGGAGGGTTTAATGATGGGGGCACTGTGTGCTCTAGGGCAGCTTGAAACATATCAGGG gaactatggTAATGCAGAGAAGGCTTTGACACAGGCATTAACATTGGCAGAGGAAACCTATG GTGAAAAGCATCCCAAGGTGGGCGTTGTCTTAACAAGCATAGCCCTCATGTACAGGCGTAGAGCAATGGAGGAGCGTACAAGCTCTCTGTTGGTTCAAGAG GGTCTCTACAGAAAAGTGATAGATATCTTGAAGGTTACAGAAACTGAGTCTGAAG GTTCTGCACCAGTGGTAGAAAGAAGTGATATAGCAGCTATTGCACGAG GTGGCTATGCAGAAATACTCAATGTCCAAGAAAATCGCAAGAGCGAAGGAGAGAAGCTAAAGAAGTTGGCTGAGACTATATGGAAAAACCGCAGGCTGACTCTTGATGAGGCGCTACTAGATCTAGAGTCTACCAAAATCTCAATCATCGATCCAAGAATCAGCAGGATATTGTAA